The following proteins are co-located in the Maridesulfovibrio sp. genome:
- a CDS encoding glycosyltransferase — MQRPERIRIKNESGQQQSLPEGDRYFQDLGGEGEILFLGLGPNPSVAAQIFPQAKNLYYLECPQHSAQLPEGYTIPSRFKQLNTEPAIDLSGFRVILYTPGKRLFPSFWEPLLAKLTVKRTGVMRKSHSKTIWLPGDDNSLLIPELCHAFESEGFSYRVIDPDAMRKNLVSLLHSELPELVLSVNFNGLDNAGETYFILREAGIKVAVWMVDNPFHILSGIKSTYWRKVPLMVTDHWFIPVLEEHGAQKVEHLPLATDPQIFNTGVVPYPALEERTVFVGRSSFPAKDNFFSGCAFNIEDEKAALKAIENATKPNFEWWAKRENIEKLWPGREVRSTGYRTEQSGLLWRILSLQKAGSELTVFGDDGWRQYLPDADIRPPVDYFTILPGIYAGAGINLNMTSPLLPCGLTQRNFDVWAAGGFLLSDYTPGLSIFPEELLTYCTFKTPAELPVKIEFIKSNPQRQKELSKNWHEHIMKEHTYKNRVRKILNFLI; from the coding sequence ATGCAACGCCCCGAAAGAATCCGCATAAAGAACGAATCAGGTCAGCAGCAATCACTTCCCGAAGGTGACAGATATTTTCAGGACCTCGGCGGCGAAGGGGAAATCCTTTTTCTCGGTCTTGGCCCTAATCCGTCCGTAGCCGCGCAGATTTTTCCGCAGGCGAAAAATTTATACTACCTTGAATGCCCGCAGCACAGCGCACAGTTGCCCGAAGGGTATACAATCCCGTCACGATTTAAGCAACTCAACACGGAGCCTGCAATCGATCTATCCGGCTTCCGGGTAATTCTCTATACTCCCGGCAAACGACTGTTTCCCTCTTTCTGGGAACCTCTGCTCGCCAAACTGACCGTGAAACGCACCGGAGTAATGCGTAAAAGCCACAGCAAAACAATCTGGCTTCCGGGCGACGACAACTCATTGCTAATCCCGGAACTCTGCCACGCATTCGAGAGCGAGGGGTTCTCTTACAGGGTTATTGATCCGGACGCAATGCGCAAAAATCTGGTATCCCTGCTGCACAGCGAATTGCCGGAACTGGTCTTAAGCGTCAATTTTAACGGCCTTGATAATGCAGGTGAAACTTACTTCATACTTCGCGAAGCCGGAATTAAAGTGGCAGTATGGATGGTGGATAATCCCTTCCATATCTTGTCCGGCATTAAATCCACGTACTGGCGGAAAGTTCCGCTCATGGTTACTGACCATTGGTTTATCCCCGTCCTTGAAGAGCACGGAGCTCAAAAAGTCGAGCACCTGCCTTTAGCCACCGACCCGCAAATATTCAATACGGGGGTAGTTCCATATCCGGCTTTGGAAGAACGCACTGTTTTCGTTGGCCGCTCCAGTTTCCCAGCCAAGGACAACTTTTTCTCCGGCTGTGCATTTAATATAGAGGACGAAAAAGCAGCCCTGAAGGCTATCGAAAACGCAACAAAGCCAAATTTTGAATGGTGGGCTAAGCGAGAGAACATTGAAAAGCTCTGGCCCGGTAGGGAGGTTCGTTCAACAGGATACAGGACCGAACAATCAGGACTGCTCTGGAGGATTTTGTCATTGCAGAAAGCCGGAAGCGAACTCACGGTTTTCGGAGATGACGGCTGGCGACAATACCTGCCCGACGCAGATATTCGGCCCCCTGTTGATTATTTTACCATCCTGCCCGGAATCTACGCCGGTGCCGGGATCAACCTGAACATGACCAGCCCGCTCCTGCCCTGCGGCCTGACCCAACGCAATTTCGATGTCTGGGCTGCCGGAGGCTTCCTTTTAAGCGACTACACGCCGGGCTTATCCATTTTCCCGGAAGAACTTCTCACTTACTGCACCTTCAA
- a CDS encoding RlmE family RNA methyltransferase, giving the protein MKQYRDHYFKRAKKENYPARSVYKLQELDKRFKVFEKGQNVMDLGAAPGSWSLFAAKKVGDTGRVLAVDIQSTDTVFPDNATFLQADVFEDSPELLAAMDKQLPYDLIISDMAPKTTGVKFADQANSLELCERARDIVPSRLKQGGHFIVKIFDGPDVNEYINSLRKMFSKVKRFKPKSCREESKEFFVVGLGFRGNEE; this is encoded by the coding sequence ATGAAACAATATCGCGACCATTATTTCAAAAGGGCCAAAAAAGAAAACTATCCCGCCCGTTCCGTGTACAAGCTTCAGGAACTGGACAAGCGCTTCAAAGTTTTCGAAAAAGGCCAGAATGTTATGGATCTCGGGGCTGCCCCCGGTTCATGGAGCCTGTTTGCCGCTAAGAAAGTAGGGGACACCGGACGTGTGCTTGCAGTAGATATTCAGTCTACTGATACCGTCTTTCCGGATAACGCAACTTTCCTGCAGGCCGACGTTTTCGAGGATTCCCCGGAGCTTTTGGCTGCAATGGATAAGCAGTTGCCCTACGACCTTATCATTAGTGATATGGCGCCCAAGACAACCGGGGTTAAGTTTGCCGATCAGGCCAATTCCCTTGAGCTTTGCGAACGTGCACGTGATATCGTGCCTAGCAGGCTTAAGCAGGGTGGGCATTTTATCGTTAAAATTTTCGATGGCCCCGACGTTAATGAATACATCAACTCTCTACGCAAGATGTTTTCCAAGGTAAAAAGATTCAAGCCGAAGAGCTGCAGAGAGGAAAGCAAGGAGTTCTTTGTCGTAGGACTTGGCTTTCGCGGCAATGAAGAGTAA
- a CDS encoding YebC/PmpR family DNA-binding transcriptional regulator — MAGHSKWANIQHRKGRQDAKRGKIFTKMAKDIILAAKGGGDPAMNPSLRLAISKAKAVNMPNDKIDTAIKKGTGELAGGDISEVMYEGYGPGGVAILVEAATDNKNRTVAEVRHALGKGGGSMGEAGCVAWMFDKKGVMVFDAEKYTEDQLLEIGLEAGAEDVIAEDDSLEVHCMPEDFSAVQKAFEEAECEATSSDLAFVPKNLVEVDVPTAKKLMNLMEKLEDNEDVQNVHVNADFPDELMAEMED; from the coding sequence ATGGCCGGACATAGTAAATGGGCTAACATCCAGCACAGAAAAGGTAGACAGGACGCCAAGCGCGGTAAGATTTTCACCAAAATGGCAAAGGATATCATCCTTGCAGCCAAGGGCGGAGGCGATCCGGCAATGAACCCCTCCCTGCGCCTCGCCATCTCCAAGGCGAAAGCAGTGAACATGCCTAACGATAAGATCGATACCGCAATCAAAAAAGGTACCGGCGAACTGGCCGGTGGTGACATTTCTGAAGTTATGTACGAAGGTTACGGTCCCGGCGGTGTAGCTATACTTGTTGAAGCAGCTACCGACAACAAGAACCGTACTGTTGCCGAAGTTCGTCACGCTCTGGGTAAGGGCGGCGGCTCCATGGGTGAAGCAGGTTGCGTTGCATGGATGTTCGATAAAAAAGGCGTCATGGTTTTTGATGCAGAAAAGTACACCGAAGACCAGCTGCTGGAAATCGGCCTTGAAGCAGGTGCCGAGGACGTAATCGCTGAAGACGATTCCCTCGAAGTTCACTGCATGCCCGAAGATTTCAGCGCAGTTCAGAAGGCTTTTGAAGAAGCAGAATGTGAAGCAACAAGCTCCGACCTCGCTTTCGTGCCTAAGAACCTCGTGGAAGTTGACGTTCCTACCGCTAAGAAGCTCATGAACCTCATGGAAAAGCTGGAAGACAACGAAGATGTACAGAATGTACACGTTAACGCTGACTTCCCCGATGAGCTCATGGCTGAAATGGAAGACTAG